The Litchfieldia alkalitelluris genome has a window encoding:
- a CDS encoding PP2C family serine/threonine-protein phosphatase → MNLQWKAASGYVQGIGHVENNEPCQDRAIHIHDEDLHGIVLADGAGSCRLSERGAELVVQTFLKYSKDKFDEWYASENPSLLIEDFLLQAIDEEAAKHNLAERMDFSCTVLFVLVKNNQYLAGHVGDGVIFQRSDNELSVLSHPENGRYANETYFITMAPLHEHFRIYKGSIENHLDFMLMSDGAATSFYINSERDIEKGNTTILFNHLVENDEQLVMGELPALLDMVKENTSDDCAIALMTSHTVDIIDLAEDMELKEEPDNMPEDDSIFIKGTDPSNEQGVDLSDTVNNGEQNDLSNTPSSIHSDVTTEEIPKEQSEDSSVTVESENFKLDLPEHDEELEDESPKFNINEEDYVAEYENENEDEDEELQDYASDYEFEEDVFIEIITEGEEPPPNNEEDDKSLPNYEEDEKTLPNYEEEEEEEHLPEYEDDEFIESCEVNSEKEEVPNDMEAIDEDAKKDEEVSLNEEVQASESVAGEDDAGEVEHAQTDELEAIHTEKKPDELQASENGEGSDQEEHDNGRKETVGPTI, encoded by the coding sequence ATGAATTTACAATGGAAGGCTGCAAGCGGATATGTCCAAGGAATTGGTCATGTAGAGAATAATGAACCTTGTCAAGACCGAGCGATTCATATACATGATGAAGATCTACATGGGATCGTGCTCGCTGATGGTGCTGGTTCTTGCCGTTTGAGTGAAAGAGGAGCAGAGCTTGTTGTGCAAACCTTTTTGAAATATTCAAAAGACAAATTCGATGAATGGTATGCCTCAGAAAATCCATCTTTATTAATAGAAGATTTTCTCCTCCAGGCTATTGATGAGGAAGCAGCTAAGCATAACCTGGCAGAACGGATGGATTTTTCATGCACAGTGTTATTTGTTTTGGTGAAAAATAATCAATATCTTGCTGGTCATGTTGGTGATGGAGTTATTTTCCAACGAAGTGATAATGAGCTTTCAGTATTATCTCACCCTGAGAATGGTCGATATGCAAATGAAACTTATTTCATTACAATGGCGCCATTACATGAACACTTTCGTATATACAAAGGGTCGATTGAAAACCATCTGGACTTTATGTTGATGTCTGATGGTGCAGCTACTTCCTTTTATATAAATTCCGAACGTGACATAGAAAAGGGTAATACGACCATTCTTTTCAATCATTTAGTTGAAAATGACGAGCAGCTAGTCATGGGGGAGCTCCCTGCATTGTTAGATATGGTAAAAGAAAATACCTCAGATGACTGCGCAATCGCATTAATGACTAGTCATACTGTAGACATAATAGATTTAGCGGAAGATATGGAACTGAAAGAAGAACCTGACAATATGCCAGAAGATGACTCAATCTTTATTAAGGGAACAGATCCATCTAACGAACAAGGCGTAGATTTAAGTGATACGGTGAATAATGGGGAGCAAAATGACCTGTCAAATACACCTTCTTCTATACATTCTGATGTTACCACTGAGGAAATACCCAAAGAGCAGAGTGAGGATTCATCAGTTACCGTCGAAAGTGAAAACTTTAAGCTTGATCTGCCTGAACATGACGAAGAACTAGAGGATGAGTCTCCGAAATTCAACATCAATGAAGAGGATTATGTTGCTGAATACGAAAATGAAAATGAAGATGAAGATGAAGAGCTACAGGACTATGCCTCTGATTATGAGTTCGAAGAAGATGTATTCATCGAAATAATCACGGAAGGTGAAGAACCCCCTCCGAATAATGAAGAAGACGACAAGAGCCTTCCTAATTATGAAGAAGATGAGAAGACCCTCCCAAACTATGAGGAGGAGGAAGAAGAAGAACACCTTCCTGAATATGAAGATGATGAATTTATTGAATCATGTGAAGTTAATTCGGAGAAGGAAGAAGTTCCAAATGATATGGAAGCAATTGACGAAGATGCAAAAAAGGATGAAGAGGTTTCTTTGAATGAAGAAGTACAGGCTTCAGAATCTGTCGCTGGTGAAGATGATGCTGGCGAAGTGGAACATGCTCAAACTGATGAATTAGAGGCAATTCATACAGAGAAAAAACCTGATGAGCTTCAAGCTAGTGAAAATGGTGAAGGGAGTGACCAGGAGGAACATGACAATGGAAGAAAAGAAACAGTTGGGCCAACCATCTAA
- a CDS encoding nucleotide exchange factor GrpE — translation MEEKKQLGQPSKKRIFEIEQAVDKLVDSSRVINKKQDDVLEGVLTEEQSPSVSLTDTFDTEEETPLDIEVIADDFTSTEELTDEALCLEVPSGTEPNFQDERLKHQFEELSKSMTTQFSSIELILHKVMRDFQTKMMVDAQKDQIIDNLHRELQDYKNNENQDRFLPLIRDLIDLIDNLKKHLGEIEKHGYEHPESLVKLIKYTAQDVEDILYRQGIEALPYQKGKLDTKRHKVVKTIKTADIEKDKQIAEVFGKAYSWDERQIRPELVAVYGYQPNKEVE, via the coding sequence ATGGAAGAAAAGAAACAGTTGGGCCAACCATCTAAAAAAAGAATTTTTGAGATTGAACAAGCTGTTGATAAGTTAGTGGATTCAAGTCGTGTTATAAACAAGAAACAAGATGACGTATTGGAGGGGGTTCTTACTGAAGAGCAATCCCCCTCTGTATCCTTAACTGATACCTTTGACACGGAAGAAGAAACCCCTCTAGACATAGAGGTTATTGCGGATGATTTCACTAGCACTGAAGAATTAACCGACGAAGCTCTATGTTTAGAAGTACCTTCTGGTACAGAACCTAATTTTCAAGATGAACGATTGAAGCATCAGTTCGAAGAATTATCAAAATCTATGACCACACAATTTTCTTCAATTGAGTTAATTCTTCATAAGGTGATGCGTGATTTTCAAACGAAAATGATGGTAGACGCTCAAAAAGATCAAATTATAGATAATCTTCATCGTGAACTTCAGGATTATAAAAACAATGAAAATCAGGATCGCTTTCTTCCGCTCATTCGAGATTTGATTGATTTGATAGATAACCTTAAGAAACATCTGGGAGAAATTGAAAAACATGGCTATGAACATCCTGAAAGCTTAGTCAAGTTGATTAAATATACAGCTCAAGATGTTGAGGATATTTTATATCGTCAAGGTATTGAGGCTTTACCATATCAGAAGGGAAAGTTGGATACAAAGCGACATAAAGTTGTTAAAACGATTAAAACAGCTGATATAGAAAAAGATAAGCAGATTGCAGAAGTGTTTGGGAAAGCGTACAGCTGGGACGAACGACAAATACGCCCTGAACTTGTCGCGGTATATGGGTATCAACCAAACAAAGAAGTAGAATAA
- a CDS encoding Hsp70 family protein has protein sequence MAKVKKVYGIDLGTTYSCISIMDEHDKAIVLKNADGERITPSVVYFEEDGSGQVNIDVGMSAKNYAEMYPNDVVSYIKRQMGTDYEFEHKGQSYRAEEISALILKKLVKDAELTTGEIVEDVVITVPAYFGVNEREATKKAGEIAGLNVIDLINEPTAAALSYGITKQSDKRILVYDLGGGTFDVTLIDVSSEAIDVIVTGGDHNLGGKNWDDAIVEYLVDQYKEQTGDFTEDILMNPETAQSLQSSAEVAKKTLSAPKRFKAPITFSHNFDRVRVELTREKLDEVTSHLLERTIELTKLMLEDAKLKGPGKDQFDEIILVGGSTRMLQVKERLVEEFGMEPIMFDPDEAVAKGAALYGMQKSVQEWVSNKIGAKYGQGIGASQIQDVMPKLTQVEKEEILHEAATYFRLTPQRVESMANQTIRNVTSKSFGVVAHVVENGRDVERVVNLIKKNDTLPCKYSQIFGTYEGNQVNAKIQVMENEMLDEVLEKDYAMVIGDALLDLPFGLPENSPIEVTYNLNEDGTLEVTAVEVTEKGTVQVTVQTNSVINEEDKEKAILKIQDFVLN, from the coding sequence ATGGCGAAGGTGAAAAAAGTTTACGGAATTGACTTGGGGACGACTTATTCATGTATATCCATCATGGACGAACACGATAAAGCGATTGTCTTGAAAAATGCTGACGGAGAAAGAATTACTCCTTCTGTTGTTTACTTTGAGGAAGATGGTAGTGGACAGGTAAATATTGATGTCGGCATGTCGGCGAAGAATTACGCGGAAATGTACCCAAATGATGTAGTTTCCTATATAAAGCGCCAAATGGGTACAGATTATGAATTCGAACACAAAGGACAATCGTATCGGGCGGAGGAAATTTCCGCTCTTATTCTAAAAAAACTAGTTAAAGATGCAGAATTGACAACTGGTGAAATAGTCGAGGATGTAGTCATCACTGTTCCTGCCTATTTCGGGGTTAATGAACGAGAAGCAACGAAAAAAGCAGGTGAAATTGCAGGTTTAAATGTAATTGATTTAATAAATGAACCTACTGCCGCTGCGTTATCATATGGAATCACAAAGCAGTCGGATAAGAGGATTCTAGTCTATGACCTTGGCGGTGGAACATTTGATGTAACGTTAATTGATGTTTCTTCGGAAGCAATTGATGTAATTGTTACGGGGGGAGATCATAACCTTGGAGGTAAAAACTGGGACGATGCGATCGTAGAGTATCTGGTTGATCAATACAAGGAACAAACAGGTGATTTTACAGAAGATATCTTAATGAACCCTGAAACAGCTCAAAGCCTCCAGAGTTCGGCCGAAGTTGCTAAAAAAACGTTGTCCGCACCAAAGCGTTTTAAGGCTCCGATTACATTCTCCCACAATTTCGATCGTGTTCGTGTGGAGTTAACGCGTGAAAAGCTTGATGAAGTGACTTCTCATCTTCTTGAAAGAACCATTGAATTAACAAAGTTGATGCTAGAAGATGCAAAGCTAAAAGGTCCTGGGAAAGATCAATTTGATGAAATCATTTTAGTTGGTGGCTCTACCAGAATGCTACAGGTGAAAGAGCGTCTTGTAGAAGAGTTTGGTATGGAACCAATTATGTTTGATCCTGATGAGGCAGTAGCAAAAGGTGCCGCTTTATACGGAATGCAAAAATCTGTGCAGGAATGGGTTTCTAACAAAATAGGTGCTAAGTATGGTCAAGGAATAGGAGCTTCTCAGATTCAAGATGTTATGCCAAAGCTAACACAAGTTGAAAAGGAAGAGATTCTTCATGAAGCAGCAACCTATTTTAGGTTAACTCCGCAACGTGTCGAAAGTATGGCGAACCAAACGATTCGTAATGTAACAAGTAAAAGCTTTGGAGTGGTAGCACACGTTGTAGAAAACGGAAGAGATGTTGAACGTGTCGTCAACCTTATCAAGAAAAATGATACATTGCCATGCAAATATTCGCAAATCTTTGGTACTTATGAGGGGAATCAAGTGAACGCGAAAATTCAAGTGATGGAAAATGAAATGCTTGATGAAGTTCTAGAAAAAGATTATGCCATGGTGATAGGTGATGCCCTCCTGGATTTGCCCTTCGGCTTACCGGAAAATTCTCCGATTGAAGTGACCTATAATTTAAATGAAGATGGCACATTAGAGGTGACTGCAGTAGAGGTAACAGAAAAGGGGACAGTACAAGTAACAGTGCAAACCAATTCTGTTATTAATGAAGAAGACAAAGAAAAAGCGATTCTAAAAATTCAAGATTTCGTTTTGAACTAG
- a CDS encoding dynamin family protein, whose product MIHDVNVKRNKVLKMFASIKDTVSQESIKESGLIGTISKLRSSSFRIALVAPFSAGKSTFVNALIGTDLLSMNVLAETAAITRLKYGTEKRVVVTYRDGKRESFPKSPLKQVTDREMKEFLKSKTTVTRDDSNISKGPRVEEIVESVDVHWDLDICKGGVEIVDTPGLFARHSEHDQITNKVLPTVNAVLFIIEPDNVGDSNFLNVIAEYVENAKNSNLDTEGNHIFFIINKIDQFTEEQVLHAREELYRVVSPLLSHPQILAVSSYFALKARMYDNGQLSLNELKRDQHISFVDEEGFVVSGRQITENDIKTIHTISRMNVIEQELSAFFENKISRMVNESIDALRALCEREIKDSIELAQLMQKKISQKEGEYDKKLEALRNDFQQLTKQLKREVERSATATLVGTSTGKSEIEEVIDMVKKVTTAKLVHEIRKELTETWEEKKDQLTEENSDQILDQFVEKLLLKLGARKKALIRTSFRSLEIKYEAFTEELLEKFSRFEDNVNQTFSKQLDLPMLQKQMAFFQKDQLLSDVRSDIESLFEMTSYDVSSQLKDRMKLMMELSTYQVNASGFFNRLKAIFGKAEKVNVFDLEGFKESMTDLVSELIANAEEELRIDSNGISLEINKRIIAVNDKYQTHIFERIEHYQSWRERNITNLIDELKGEKGKALELLSERERVSQTLERLLRKLDHLYEVEFVEKGGTVHAV is encoded by the coding sequence ATGATTCATGATGTGAATGTAAAAAGAAATAAAGTATTAAAGATGTTTGCTTCTATTAAAGATACTGTCTCTCAAGAATCAATTAAAGAGTCAGGGTTAATTGGTACGATTAGTAAGTTAAGAAGCTCTAGCTTCCGCATTGCATTAGTTGCTCCGTTTTCTGCTGGGAAATCAACATTTGTAAATGCGTTGATTGGAACAGATTTATTATCAATGAACGTGTTAGCGGAAACTGCTGCAATTACGAGACTGAAGTACGGGACAGAGAAAAGAGTTGTCGTTACTTATCGTGACGGAAAGAGAGAAAGCTTTCCAAAGTCTCCTTTAAAGCAAGTTACTGATAGAGAGATGAAAGAATTTCTAAAAAGCAAAACTACGGTTACTCGTGACGATTCTAACATATCTAAAGGACCGCGTGTTGAAGAAATTGTAGAATCTGTTGATGTTCATTGGGATCTTGATATTTGTAAAGGTGGAGTAGAAATTGTTGATACACCGGGTTTATTTGCTAGGCATAGCGAACATGATCAAATTACTAACAAGGTCTTACCGACGGTCAATGCAGTCCTTTTCATCATCGAACCTGATAATGTTGGTGATAGCAACTTTTTGAATGTGATTGCTGAATATGTTGAAAATGCGAAAAACAGTAATTTAGATACAGAAGGTAACCACATCTTCTTTATTATTAATAAAATCGATCAATTTACTGAGGAGCAAGTCCTGCATGCGAGGGAAGAACTTTATCGAGTGGTAAGTCCGCTTTTAAGCCACCCCCAAATCCTTGCTGTTTCTTCTTATTTTGCCTTAAAAGCCAGAATGTATGACAACGGTCAATTGTCTTTAAATGAATTAAAGAGAGACCAACACATCTCATTTGTGGATGAGGAAGGGTTTGTTGTTTCCGGAAGACAAATTACTGAAAATGATATTAAAACGATACATACGATAAGTAGAATGAATGTGATAGAACAAGAATTATCTGCCTTTTTTGAGAATAAAATTAGTCGGATGGTGAATGAATCAATTGATGCTCTGAGGGCGCTTTGTGAACGTGAAATAAAGGATTCAATTGAACTTGCTCAGTTAATGCAAAAGAAGATTAGTCAAAAAGAAGGTGAATATGATAAAAAGCTGGAGGCACTAAGAAACGATTTTCAGCAGCTAACAAAGCAATTGAAAAGAGAAGTAGAACGAAGCGCAACAGCAACTCTTGTTGGAACATCTACAGGTAAATCAGAGATTGAAGAAGTAATTGACATGGTGAAGAAAGTGACTACAGCAAAGCTTGTTCACGAAATTAGAAAAGAATTAACGGAGACTTGGGAAGAAAAAAAAGACCAATTGACTGAAGAAAACAGTGATCAAATCCTGGACCAATTTGTTGAAAAACTTCTATTAAAATTAGGTGCAAGAAAAAAAGCACTTATTCGGACATCATTTCGTTCCTTAGAGATTAAATATGAAGCCTTTACAGAAGAGTTATTGGAGAAATTCTCTCGATTTGAAGATAACGTAAATCAAACATTTAGTAAACAGTTAGATTTACCGATGCTACAAAAACAAATGGCTTTCTTTCAAAAAGACCAACTGCTATCAGATGTAAGAAGTGACATCGAATCCTTATTTGAGATGACTTCATATGACGTTTCTAGTCAGCTAAAGGATCGAATGAAATTGATGATGGAACTAAGTACCTATCAGGTAAATGCTTCAGGTTTTTTTAATAGACTTAAAGCTATATTTGGTAAAGCTGAAAAGGTCAACGTATTTGATTTGGAAGGTTTTAAGGAAAGTATGACCGACCTTGTTTCAGAGCTAATTGCCAATGCGGAAGAAGAGCTGCGAATTGACTCTAATGGGATTTCACTTGAAATTAATAAACGAATCATCGCAGTTAATGATAAGTATCAAACTCATATTTTTGAACGAATTGAGCATTATCAAAGTTGGAGAGAGCGGAATATTACCAACTTAATTGATGAACTTAAGGGTGAAAAAGGGAAGGCTCTTGAGTTACTTTCTGAGAGAGAGCGAGTTAGTCAAACATTAGAACGCCTGTTAAGAAAGCTTGATCATCTATATGAAGTTGAGTTCGTTGAAAAAGGAGGGACAGTACATGCAGTTTAA
- a CDS encoding vWA domain-containing protein — MGRSLAEKYENILIQKGRIEKSRGAKVPVVILVDTSGSMNENNNINKLNEGLDVYFKEMKGDPTVQDHIDIAIISFGYNEVQLAVNFAHIKDQRLPVFAAGGGTPMCEAITLGLDILEDQIEVYKEEGVPFHPPHLIIMTDGMPSVSGVYDSQNRAIELKPNDDEFIRTHAAFRKFMDNFNLVSITIGVGEEIENPFFLQKFASKPENVLKLDERNIVEFFKLLSKSTSILSRSVPSSSNSMEFEKADSRGVVSEWKA, encoded by the coding sequence ATGGGAAGAAGTTTAGCTGAAAAATACGAGAATATATTAATCCAAAAAGGAAGAATTGAAAAAAGTCGTGGAGCGAAGGTTCCTGTTGTAATCCTTGTTGATACAAGTGGTTCAATGAATGAGAATAACAACATCAATAAATTAAACGAAGGCTTGGATGTTTATTTCAAGGAAATGAAGGGTGATCCTACCGTCCAAGATCATATTGATATTGCGATCATTTCATTTGGGTATAATGAAGTTCAATTAGCAGTTAATTTCGCTCACATTAAGGATCAACGCCTGCCAGTTTTCGCTGCTGGTGGTGGGACACCAATGTGTGAAGCGATCACACTTGGTCTTGATATCCTTGAAGACCAAATTGAGGTCTATAAAGAAGAGGGTGTTCCATTCCATCCACCTCATTTGATTATTATGACAGATGGTATGCCATCAGTGTCAGGTGTATATGACAGCCAAAACCGTGCGATTGAACTAAAACCAAATGATGACGAATTTATCCGTACACATGCTGCTTTCCGTAAATTTATGGATAATTTCAACTTGGTTTCCATTACAATCGGTGTAGGTGAAGAAATCGAAAATCCATTCTTTTTACAAAAGTTCGCTTCAAAACCGGAAAACGTTTTAAAGCTAGATGAACGCAATATTGTAGAATTCTTTAAACTATTAAGTAAAAGTACCTCGATTCTATCACGATCAGTACCAAGCTCAAGTAATAGTATGGAATTTGAAAAGGCTGATTCTAGAGGCGTTGTTTCGGAGTGGAAGGCATAA
- a CDS encoding vWA domain-containing protein, with translation MTHQMTLMERMNRKELKEAGIRNKGHKLPLMLVLDTSGSMLHNNNIDKLNRGVQSFYNEILEDPIVREHLHVSLVTFGEGGVQVATDFGNPAEQEIPVLKAGGSSPLCTAIMTGLDLLEDQIDIYNNFGITSHPPVMIILTDGEPTTMEYDERGVPILVTKDTPEFLVTKKRFNYFHTAMRLSSYSIFFGDDVENTYFLHQFATAKSNVQKLDEVNIIKFFKMLGKSSSALTKAIPGTGFSLDMSFNIFEEIAENKKK, from the coding sequence ATGACACATCAAATGACTTTAATGGAACGAATGAACCGTAAAGAATTGAAGGAAGCAGGTATTCGTAATAAAGGTCATAAGCTTCCATTAATGTTGGTGCTAGATACAAGTGGGAGTATGTTACACAATAATAATATTGACAAATTAAATCGTGGTGTTCAGTCATTCTATAATGAGATCTTAGAAGATCCGATTGTCCGTGAGCATTTACATGTTAGTTTGGTCACTTTCGGTGAAGGTGGAGTGCAGGTTGCTACAGACTTTGGGAATCCAGCTGAGCAAGAAATCCCTGTCCTAAAAGCGGGTGGATCATCCCCGTTATGTACCGCGATCATGACTGGACTTGATCTTTTAGAAGATCAAATTGATATTTATAACAACTTCGGAATTACTAGCCATCCGCCGGTTATGATTATCTTAACTGATGGAGAGCCAACTACGATGGAATATGATGAAAGAGGGGTCCCTATTTTAGTGACAAAAGATACGCCAGAGTTTCTTGTCACTAAGAAGCGATTTAATTATTTTCATACAGCCATGAGATTAAGTTCGTATTCAATCTTTTTTGGTGATGACGTAGAAAATACGTACTTTCTTCATCAGTTTGCAACAGCGAAGAGCAATGTTCAAAAATTAGATGAAGTAAACATTATAAAGTTTTTCAAGATGCTAGGAAAGAGTTCATCTGCACTAACAAAAGCAATCCCAGGAACAGGCTTTTCTTTGGATATGAGTTTCAATATATTTGAAGAGATAGCGGAAAATAAGAAGAAATAG
- a CDS encoding lipopolysaccharide kinase InaA family protein, whose amino-acid sequence MQESIAIDIQKELIFIDHHLFTEYLQLKGEEKNRYRHFLKNILPQFLKDKKKEKSSFYLYLPEFSAKQLVEEVKVDPELERIVSLYSSHKFIKQYGTEDYFPSGKNPTNGLSLKEEQVFYKTLLDDVRGQDMTKDILLITGHAHARQNGDGLVDAGIARVGCFTLKDGYVEYKIVEPKEGETVVIQGKTFKLGKRMTAGGEAAIFDLGNEHSDFVAKIYCTSLDEQSLKPNCVKFRDLMKKRTEKLEDYFANPQYQIRDSQLIFPLLPIHDEQGVLIGVVMKKVKDGTEPAKQLHDIIMNDRWPFEGFERKDLLTLAHQIVKKVKKVHDHGIIIGDINLRNFLVTGNNSETLKVYLIDLDGCQIEGHPSYYETPNYRDPLWDFASGKPRSVENEVFTLLVLLFEIIHLGVHPYSYTGGAGKNLINDCQENMQNRDFPYVKGKPIKSAQGMFAPPTARFIFSHMPKPMCNLFREAFGKTEDGIQDYRPKIEEVIEKLEGYIKIVRKYKDNNQLRPDTFGMPKKHRVDFECSHKDCKGKTHYRHIKDIVSRLEKGKIEKYLFCGKHLQNYHNIIKMEKKAKSEEERLEFRKLWQSQHEERNIVSVVDRFFDENESHELLGKWEELKGKFFDQDGSASSSSFRPVQPNGGGTNMKTGFDQAASAKEDEKTTIRSLLDKLFG is encoded by the coding sequence GTGCAAGAAAGTATAGCTATAGATATTCAGAAAGAATTAATCTTTATTGATCATCACTTATTTACCGAATACCTTCAACTTAAAGGTGAAGAAAAAAACCGATATCGTCACTTCTTAAAAAATATTTTGCCACAGTTTTTGAAGGACAAAAAGAAAGAGAAGTCCAGCTTCTATCTCTATTTGCCTGAATTTTCCGCAAAACAGTTAGTGGAAGAGGTAAAAGTAGATCCAGAGCTTGAGAGAATTGTTAGCTTATATAGTTCACATAAATTTATTAAGCAATACGGGACAGAAGATTACTTCCCATCTGGAAAAAATCCCACGAATGGATTATCACTAAAAGAAGAGCAGGTTTTTTATAAAACGTTACTAGATGACGTTCGTGGCCAGGATATGACTAAAGACATCCTATTAATCACTGGTCATGCGCATGCTCGTCAAAACGGAGATGGGTTAGTAGATGCTGGAATTGCCCGAGTTGGTTGCTTCACGCTGAAGGATGGCTATGTTGAATATAAAATTGTGGAACCAAAAGAAGGGGAAACAGTGGTTATTCAAGGTAAAACATTTAAGCTTGGGAAGCGAATGACTGCTGGAGGAGAAGCGGCAATATTTGACCTCGGTAATGAACACAGCGACTTTGTTGCAAAAATTTATTGTACATCTCTGGATGAACAATCACTCAAACCAAACTGTGTAAAGTTTAGAGATTTGATGAAAAAGAGAACAGAAAAGCTAGAGGATTACTTTGCTAACCCCCAATATCAAATTCGAGATTCACAGTTAATTTTCCCTTTACTTCCAATACATGACGAACAAGGTGTTTTGATTGGGGTTGTAATGAAGAAGGTAAAAGATGGTACAGAACCTGCTAAGCAGCTTCATGATATTATCATGAACGATAGATGGCCATTTGAAGGTTTTGAGCGTAAAGACCTTTTAACTCTCGCACACCAAATCGTGAAAAAGGTTAAGAAAGTCCATGATCATGGAATTATAATTGGTGACATTAATCTGCGTAATTTCTTGGTTACAGGCAATAATTCTGAAACACTTAAAGTCTATTTAATTGACTTAGATGGATGTCAAATTGAAGGTCATCCTTCCTATTATGAAACTCCAAACTATCGTGACCCACTCTGGGACTTTGCGTCCGGTAAGCCACGATCAGTTGAAAATGAAGTGTTTACTCTTCTAGTTCTATTATTTGAAATCATTCACCTCGGTGTTCACCCATATTCTTATACGGGTGGTGCAGGAAAGAATTTGATTAATGATTGTCAGGAAAATATGCAAAACCGTGATTTTCCATATGTAAAAGGAAAGCCGATTAAAAGTGCTCAAGGGATGTTTGCTCCACCTACAGCAAGATTTATCTTCTCTCATATGCCAAAACCAATGTGTAATTTATTTAGAGAAGCGTTTGGGAAAACGGAGGATGGCATTCAAGATTATCGTCCGAAAATAGAAGAAGTGATTGAAAAGCTAGAAGGTTACATTAAAATTGTTAGGAAATATAAAGATAATAATCAGCTTCGACCAGATACATTCGGAATGCCGAAGAAGCATCGTGTGGATTTTGAATGTTCGCACAAAGATTGTAAAGGGAAAACGCATTATCGACATATAAAGGATATTGTTTCTAGACTTGAAAAGGGTAAAATTGAGAAATATCTGTTTTGTGGTAAACATCTTCAAAACTATCACAATATTATCAAAATGGAAAAGAAAGCAAAGTCAGAAGAGGAAAGACTGGAATTCAGAAAGCTTTGGCAATCTCAACATGAAGAAAGAAATATTGTAAGTGTAGTTGACCGCTTCTTTGATGAAAATGAGAGTCACGAACTACTTGGAAAATGGGAAGAGTTAAAAGGGAAATTCTTTGATCAAGATGGTAGTGCGAGTTCCAGTTCGTTTAGACCAGTTCAACCTAATGGTGGTGGAACAAATATGAAAACGGGATTCGATCAGGCAGCATCGGCAAAGGAAGATGAAAAAACAACAATACGTAGCTTACTTGATAAATTATTCGGATAA
- a CDS encoding PIN domain-containing protein, whose product MKLDGFNFENDILMLDSNIFMNESFRNFLKNDLVIAINKYRETKDSNYVVNIPKTVAEELEKLKIAEGSESLHKRTEAFKGYEALESLVTKGYARLVKSDLTGVVNGFNDVAVLTMMMELRRHKNVSVITNDRDFATDLLNMNLLKSVKTRKKVRVFFINLKQSKLREWDLNRDREAERFPNEIG is encoded by the coding sequence ATGAAACTTGATGGATTTAATTTTGAAAATGATATTTTAATGCTTGATTCAAACATATTCATGAACGAATCGTTTCGAAATTTTTTAAAAAATGATTTGGTTATTGCGATTAATAAATATCGCGAAACGAAAGACTCAAACTATGTTGTTAACATTCCAAAAACAGTGGCTGAAGAGCTTGAGAAATTAAAAATTGCTGAAGGTTCAGAATCTCTTCATAAGCGCACAGAAGCATTTAAAGGCTATGAAGCATTGGAGTCTTTAGTTACTAAAGGGTATGCAAGATTAGTTAAATCCGATTTAACTGGGGTTGTGAATGGTTTTAATGATGTAGCAGTCCTGACGATGATGATGGAGCTACGTCGACATAAGAACGTATCCGTTATAACAAATGACCGTGATTTTGCTACTGATTTATTAAATATGAATCTATTAAAATCAGTGAAGACTAGAAAAAAAGTTAGAGTGTTTTTCATCAATCTTAAGCAATCAAAGTTGCGGGAATGGGATTTAAATCGAGATCGTGAAGCTGAACGTTTTCCAAATGAAATAGGTTAA